Sequence from the Maniola hyperantus chromosome Z, iAphHyp1.2, whole genome shotgun sequence genome:
CTCATGCGTTAAAGAGTACTATAGCGTTATTTATCAATTGCCAAGATAATCTTTAACAAAAGAATATCTAAATTCTGTCAAAACGTCACAATATTTATTCCTTAATCAAAGATCAATTAGTGAATGATAAATCGGCCTTCAGTTGAACCACTCTTTCAGGCCTGATTGGGattcaacaaaaaagttattaGCTGACGTGAATTTTATCCGCAACTTGGAAGAATATGACAAAGACCATATTCCGGATGCTACgctcaaaaaaataaaagtttatctcACTCATAAGGATTTCAACCCTGACACAGTTGCCAAGGTTTCTAAGGTAATCAATCATTTTTCTAAGGTCTCTTACTCCATATtgtaacgataaaaaagctgttTTATAACattacccccccccccccctgtttAGTGGCAATAcgttttgacacaaaatcggttttccAACAATACGTGTGAAGAGCTTCATATAAACAgctgttctgccactggaacatccgattttaATCCGGGCctgacaaacgacaagtggtaACGGGGGGTTGGGGGCTGTATATGTTGGGTTGATCTGATGACcctatacttattaatatatGCCTGGATGAGAGCAGCAGCCGGTAGGCTCATCGGACCTTTTGAGTCAAGCGGCCGTATCGGGAAACGGACAAGGTGAATTATAGGTTTGAAAGAAAGGAGGGATTTGATTAATGAACATCAATATAATAGGCATGATTCGCTTCTATTAAGGGTTGATTGTTCAATAACCTTTCTTCAGGTGTGCCGATCTATGGTTTTATGGGTGCAAGCTATTGACATGTATTCAAAAGTGTTTAGAGTCGTGGAGCCGAAAATTATCGCGTGAGTATACCTTTAAAcattacaataattacttatattGTGGAATTAGGGTTCCATATAGGAAATATGAAAttgtgaagaaaaaaaattgttgtataATTCCGTTATAATTAGTTAAATTGAGTATAGTtccttgtaaaaaaaatttggtGGTTTGAATTGTACTTTGATATGTTAGTCCCtctagttattatttatttgttttaactttttaaataatatccgAATCGTTTAGTGTACCTAATATATAATAGTGTGTTGTAtatgaaataaacgtttatttattcatttagacATAAAGAAGCGGCTGCTGTATTAAAAAGCGTGATGGCAGTGCTTCGTGCAAAACAAAAGGAGGTTGAAACTATAGAGGCACAGTTAGCGAAAATGATGGATGAACTCAGGGTATCAGAACTCTTATATTTACTCCATAACTCAAACATATACTCCATGATTGTGTACTAAGTGAtcaataaacaaattctaattctaattctaataacCTTTTTcagttcatttttagggttccgtacctcaagaggaaaaacggaacccttataggatcactttgttgtctgtctgtatgtctgtctgtctgtctgtttgtctgtcggtctgtcaagaaacctacagggtacttcccgttgacctagaatcatgacttttggcaggtaggtagacctttatagcagacattaggggaaaaatctgaaaaccatgaatttgtggttacatcacacaaaaaaaattaaattgtggtcatgaactaaaaataagtattttcaattacgTAGTAGGAtaacctatatcaagtggggtatcatatgaaagggcttcacttgtaaattctaaaacagatttatatttatttttatgcatcatagtttttgaattatcgtgcaaattgtcgaaaaaatacgactgtagtacggaaccctcgttgcgcgagcctgactcgcacttttccggttttattccttttatatattcagataatTATATAATGCGTTTCCAGTTAGTGGAAGAAGAGCGTATCAAATTGCAAGCAGATGTGGACTTGGCAGAGGCTCGATTGGTGCGGGCCGGTAAACTCACTCAGGCTCTAGCTGATGAGAAAACGCGCTGGGAGGAAAGTGTCAAGGTATTTCAAAGTTTCTATAAAACGTAAACTGATCGAAAAGTCTCATTACAGTGTGGCCGTTTAGagtagaaattaaatattttagaaatttaatattataatatcgtgtacctaaaactaatttattttagtgtGCATACGGAACCTCGTTACCATTATAAAGCTGTTCAGCAATTTCTATTATGTACTGTTCTTttaagtaagctgtgatagcctagtggttaggatgtccgccttctaatcgaatcccgggcacgcacctttaacttttcggagctatgttcgttttaattaattaaatatcacttgctttaacggtgaaggaaaacatcgtgaggaaacctccatgcctgagagttctccataatgttctcaaaggtgtgtgaagtctaccaatccgcacatggccagcgtggtagactatgaccaaaacccttctcactctgagaggagacccgtgctctgtagtgagccggtgatgggttgatcatgatgatgactgttcTTTAAGAATTTGCTGCTGTAGTACGGCACAGAAAAAGCCGATTGccgtttttttataatatagcaaTTTCCGAGTAGGTAAGTGAGAGAAAGgcctatttcatttcattttcaactGAGCCAGTAATTTTGTTCATGTTTTTACGTTTATCCACTATTATTTATACAGGTAGCAACTTACAAGCTAAAATGTACCACTGGGGATATTATAATTGCATCAGGCTGCATCGCATACTTCGGTGCGTTCCCTTCGAACTACCGCCGTGAGCTCGAGCACAAATGGGTTGAACAATGCCAAGAACTTGAAATTCCTTCCTCCGATACCTTTGAGTAAGTAAATTATTCCAAACTTTTCGCATCCGCAACTTCGCGCGCATAGATTTAGTActcatttcaaaaatcctgtgtaAAGGAATTCTGATTTTTCAAAGGGAATTTCTGGTTTTCTGAAAGGATTAAAAGTATCCTAAATTTTCAAGATGCAAATTATGTCTGTGCTAAATTTAGTCATGATCGGTTCAACCGCAAGGACGTAcaaaacagacacacttttgtatttataatttgctagctgatgcccatgacttcgtccgcgtggatttaagtttttcaaatcccgttggatctctttgatttccgggataaaatgcaGCCTAAATCCAACCagcagtttttgcgtgaaagaataACAAACTTACGCAATTACACAAACTTTCACCTTTTGTTATTAGTGTGATTAACTTAATCTGGATTAGTACTACCTAGTACAAAAAGCGATAGAAACAAGAATTTTTTGATAGTTTGTTTACGCACCTATAGGTTCTTATATCTTTTATACaaatatatattatctttgtcaAAAGAATACTGATTTATCCAATAGTGGTAATATGAAATGAGGTATCTAATTTTTTGATTGTCTAAAATAGCCGTTTTCTGTATCCGCATAACCAATCAAAATCATGTTTCAGTTTGATAACGATAATGGCGGATTCGTATACGGTGCGTACTTGGAACGCGCAGGGCCTACCTAGAGATGCTGTTTCAACTGAAAACGGAATTCTGGTGACGCGTGCAGGAAGATGGCCGCTGACGATCGATCCACAAGAACAAGTAatctaatgtttttttttttttatggcgcgcggctgcaccaaACGGGCGCAATTTACTAATCTAATGTTACATGCTCTAACATCTCATATCCGAGAGTCTATGACTCgcttaaataatgtttttttattatacctattacctacttgttttttaaatatctgcTAAGCCTAAGCagcttcaaataataattaaactgatttctatgtaataataatatattttatcaaaaattctAAATATATTGTATGCAAGAGTTTAACGCAATTATTGATATACATTATTATTGTCCCAAAATTCAACgtaagggcggttacgcactcatctgacctgagtccgtgaaaatacgtttcgaagtagtcatagaactatttgtatgataGCTTATtaaatatgacgtagatattttatgtatccgtattttcacggattcggatcgtaTGAGGGCTTGTCTAAAAAAATGTACCGTTACGCAAATGTAAACAAGTCGTTACGCATGTTTATTATGCACGTGTATGTACAACAAGTTACACTCAAATTGATATAAAGGCACgtttaaaataagaaaataaattgagtatttatttaagatatttttaaattaaaaaatatttaaaatagtgTTCCAACTGTTCTTCTTATTCCCGGGACAAGCGCGGATGAACATTCAAACTATAAGCCCCGATAAAgtaacataaattattaaaaaaaaattgttatcctTTGAGAAATTCCCATGAGTGCGTGATCACTCTAAAGCGGGATACAGGACGCAGGAGAGGGGCAGCTTTCCGATTTTGACTAATCAGCTATATATTTACCTCCACACATTACAGGTCTAAGTTTTTAAACTCACATAAACAGGTGTAATAGAAAACTTCCATTATACCATTTTAAACTTTTCTACCAGCTCTCGGAAAGATGTTTTAAGTAAAAACAAACACATCGTTCTATGTTCAGGCGAATAGATGGATCAAAAATATGGAGCGAGAGCAAGGCTTACAGATAACTAAACTGAGTGATCCGGGCTACCTTCGAATGTTAGAGAATTGTATACGTCTTGGTTGGCCAATGCTGATTGAGGACTTAGGAGAGGCGTTGGATGCGACACTCTCGCCTGTGCTTCTCAAGCAGACCTTCCTCCAGGTAGGCACTGTAACGTCAGTCTTTATGGCctcaatatattataatttataattttaagttgttaatttttgtaagtatgtttatgttagtttgtactcgtattttaattagtgtaattggctttatggccgttctaattaaataataaataaataataaataataataataattagttttggAAGACTGTCTAGGTGCACCCAGCAGAATAGAccgtagatatattatatagcaGTCCGTACAAAACGAGAACTCACTCGcgattttaactctgtgtcaaatacggttcacctttaaaataaggactaaaatcgtacttttgagatgacagttgaaacataaagttaaaatagcaagtaagatctcattttgtacgcgttATATATCTATCATTATCATATTGTAGAAGCGATATACTGCCTCTGTCGACTACGTCACGAAGTGATGGCTGCTTGGACACTATTTCAGGAGCTATAGTTTCCATTATAAAGCAAAATTCCGCTTCTTCTTTAGGTCGTCGAGAGCTGTTATTCGCACCCAGACTTCATGAGATAACAGATCTTCAGTTTGGTAATGAAGTGGTAGATCACTTCGATATGTCTGTATATTTACATACTTAAGTTCTACATTCTATAGTGCGTAActtttgagaaaggactcgtcTTATACTCTATGTTCTGCCAACAAGATAGTGCTttaatgtaaaacaaaattatattaaagactagctgatgcccgcggcttcgcccgcgtgaatttaagtttttattttctaggacaaaaagtaacctatgttattccttggttaatcctatacttgtctgtgaaagtcccgtcaaaataggttcagccgttccgaagattaccccgttcaaacagacggacagacagacaaaaatttaaaaacgtgtgattcagttatggtacagttcaaataaccatttgagcttaatatgaggtagttatttcgaaataacagacagacatttcaattttattttattagtatagatatgtgTGTAAGTAAATGTGTTAATATGTGATACATTTTGATTTCATAATCACAATTCTAAAATATGAGCGTAGATAAATGGTATTTAACCATTTTGGTCTTTTAAGGCTGGTCGGTTGCTTATCCACCTCGGTGACAGCGATATCGAATACGACACGAACTTCCGTCTTTACCTCACCACAAAATTGGCCAACCCTCACTACTTACCCGAGATCTGCATTCAAGTCACACTTGTGAATTTCACCGTCATTCTATCCGGCCTTGAGGATCAATTACTAGCGTAAGTTCAAAAGTTGACTTCTTGGGCCTATATGCTTTATACTTTAGTGCTTGATACAAGTCAGTTACATTTTGTAATGCTGGCAGTTTTTCACAAGTACATGCCAGGGTTGAAGAAAAAAGCTGAATAGAAATACTTGAAACCTATTTTTAACGGGTTTGTGTATGGAAGTGGACCttaaatttacatttttaattgaattaaattcGTTCTAGCGTTCACAATTTTACAGAAATCcgagttataataataatgtacttaagtatacttataatatcgagattatagagtaaccgacatagctcaacgggttgccaagctgaagtagcaatgggcagtgcattatagttcgtacaaccgatagagaTCTATAGGTATCCAGCAGCGAACTTCTatccgttgatgatgatgatgatgatgaatgatgatgtaCATTATATAATCGCTTAACAAAAAGCGAACATCAATACAATCAAATCAATACATAATGTCTTAAGCGTTAAAATGTATTGCAGACATCAGGATTATCTAGTTGTGACTGGAGAAAGTGAGAAATGATTTTTCAATTTCTCCAGTAACAATCCTACACACAAATAAATACAGAATCGTTAATTCTACATTTTATTTACTCAAATATACACTCAAGATATAAATTTATACCTATGTACATTGTACGTCAAATTCCCAAATTAGCCTAAAAACaagaaaacaaacaaacaagcaaACGTACAGTAagtgcagaaagtaatgtacatcgacctttagaaggagatagctgaggatttgtagagcattgtctctgtcgttgaaaccgacaaaacgtcatataggtatgagtgacagagataacaatctacaaagccgaaatgtcattctaaaggccgatgtatattactttctgccacgcactgtaagtatattaataacTTCAGTCTTCAAACAATGTTTTAGGGATGTGGTCCGTCTAGAAAGGCCTGACTTAGAACTTCTGCGTTCAGAACTAATCGTGCGCATCAACACGGACAAAGCAACTCTTCTTGAGATTGAGGATAAAATTCTCCGTTTGCTATATGCTTCTTCAGGGAATATTCTAGACGATGAGGAGCTTATTGAGACGTTGAATGAGAGTAAGGTGATTAAACCACTATTTTATCATCTATTTATCAAGCAAAAGTATTTTGATAAAGTAAGgcaaaaatgtaaaagcctgttaataatagatttaaaaaaacctcctGTTGTGTACTCATAAAACGTCTTCTGTCTTTTAAAGCTGaaccgattatgacgaaattttGCATAGAGATGGCTTGCATACAGAATACGGATTTaaagtacttattaatacaaaaattccGAATGCGAATTAATACGGAAATTTGAAAAAACCttatttcacgcggacgaattcgtggacaacagctagttttttttaattgcgaAATGGTCTACTGCGAATTTTATTTTTGCCAAAAATCATACAGTTTTTTGGCAAAAGTTAATATGTCAGTAAGTAGGCTTCGAATTatttgaaaactagcttatgcccgcgacttcatgcacgtagattacacaaatttcaaatctataTTTTACTCCCCTAgggatcgaattttcaaaatatcctccttagcggatgtctatgtcataatagctatcttccaaatttcagtccaatctgtccagtggtttgaactgttagtttatagatcagtcagtcatacaGTCAGTTTTTGCTTTAATATATAAtacagatatttaaaaaatgtattataggAAACATCTGAAATAATCAACGCGCGATTGTTAGAAACGGAAGCGACAGAAATTAATATATCAGCAGCGCGAGAGAAATATCGCACAGTGGCAACCCGCGGGGCAGTGCTATACTTTGCCGTGGCGCAACTTGCTGACATCGACCCAATGTACCAGTTCTCGCTGAAATACTTCAACCAGGTCGGTCCATGCACTTAGCTAagattataaatatagatgatGTAAAAAAAGAGATCGATTCCgctttgatcatgatgaatctaGAAGAGACATATTTAAGACTCATGGGTTaatcatcatctagtaataggTTAGTGTGAgctaaaattaatttgaaaatcattaatttgCGAAATTCAAAAAACTTCAGTGAATGACAAATTCTGTCGCTTTTTTCACTTTGGGATTCTGGGGTCGGGGACACAATACATGTCAGATTATCACATTGGTTGATACCAAACTAGAAATGAAATTTCCTAAACAGGTTTTCAACATAGTGATCGAAAAGAGTGAGAAATGTGACATCCTCGAGCGTCGCTTGGAGATATTGCACGATGAAATCACTCTATCAGTGTACCGAAACGTTTCGCGTGGACTATTTGAACGTCACAAGCTAGTGTTCAGTTTCCTGCTCAATATGGCCGTGTTCCTGCACGCCGGTCGAGTGCAACCGCACCAGTGGAACTTTGTGCTTAGAGGAGCGACTGGCACCAAAATGGTTAGTATGGACAAAAATcctatttttatacatatacgtTAAAATCACTGTATCGATCTTGTGCAATGTATCACGTGGACTAagtatttgaaatttgaatagcACAACTTGGTATTCAGTTTCCTCATCAGTATAGCCGTGTTTCCGCAATTCCTGCATGGACCTCGAATTCAAACGCACCAGTGAAACTTTGGTTTTAAGAGCGCAACTGGCACCGAAGTGTTTTGTACTAaaataatgatattttaataaacaaagAAATCACTCTATCAGTCTATCAGAATATTTCGTGTGGACTATTCGAACGTTAGCTAGTTATAGCTAGTGTTCAGTTTCTTGCTCAATATGGCCGTGTACCTGCTCGCCAGTAGAATGCAAGCTCACCAGTGGAATTTTGTGCTTAGAGGAGCGACTGGCATCAAAGTGGTTAGTACTGGTACCAGCTGAAATTAATCAGCACTATATGCTTTTGTGCATTTACAAAGCATACAGCTTTATACTGAGCTGGTACCTTTTTTCAGGTTTTACCACACGTAACGCAgcttattccggcgcttcttttgcttgagaTATTCTGGTTTTAATGCTCAAATGGACGAAGTGCCGAGATAACCAACCCTTAGGTATAAAGTGATGTGTCAACttacaaaataaacgtttttatcTCTTactaaaagaaatattttgacattgattttgtccttatttcgtggtttaacagtgcagtggtagattcttttgaagattccaaaatatttgtaaaagtttaagtatttgaaatttgaataaaaatctttctattcctATTTTTACcgataaaaaatgtttaaagcatacttactacctactactcccttctcattctgagaggagacccgtgcccagcagtgggccggtgataagttgatcatgatgatgatgattacctaCATACTGCACAAACTATATTTTCAAAGAAAACTAGGCAAAGACTAagaaattaggtaagtacatattatcacgcataagtattataatttaatttctaaCTATTTCTATATTCTATGAGCGAGAACGGATTTCGCACTTATGGCACAGAATCATCTAATTGGTTACATAATTAAATTAAGTGACACCGTTCCTTGACTATGTTATCAAAGCTTTCCAAAATTCCTTTTAGGTACCCCCAAAGAAACCAAATATAGAGACCCTCACAGATCAAATGTGGTTAGCAGTGAACCATCTACAAGAAACTGATGCCAGTTTTGCAGAGCTTGCTAGTGATTGTCTACGAAAAATCAGGATTCAACTGggcaattttattttagtaagttttttttagtcAACTAGTATctacagtaagtacctatttaatagtaggtagtcccgcaaattgctaatgcgcgtgaccgccattttagtgacgtcagcactagactgaagtgtcgAGCAATCAGTACCGTTGACAAAACTGTCGGTAGATTACGCGTATCGTGTTTTGAATAGGGTGTGTAAATGTGTAGGGGTGCGTAAAGAATATAATCTTCAAGGTAGAACAGTAAATGGGcttcttctaggcaagcacgcgcTCGTACCTATACTTCATCATTCCCTTATCTCATCTTCGACTTGATTGTCGTTGAGCGCAAGCTATTCtcacaacaaacaaaaacattaattttaattttaggataTACATGTTAACAAAGAGAACCTAAATCCGCCAAAAATAGACTGGGACGCTCGTCTGAATGACTTTGAAAAGCTGATGATAATAAAATGCCTGAAAGAAGAGAAATTGGTGTTTGCCATAGCACAGTACGTCTCTATCAGTCTAGGAGCCATATTCATTGAAAGCCCTACAGTGCAGCTTAATACCCTGTAAGTAACACCCATAttgatttccaaaaaaaaaaattaaaaaaaaatatcgacgACATAATAGTGGGCTACGCAAACCAGCCTAAACTAGTTACCTCACAGTCACAGACAaacaaaagtttataaaaaacaaaaaaggggGGTCAACGAGAACATAGACGTAAGTATACATTTATTTCTCAAACAAGATAAATATTGTGCTTACATGTGCGTATCGATCTACTTTCGTTACATTCGAGGACgttttactttaatatttttatacccTAAAATCTAGATGAAGAAAAACAGAATttcacaatataatttttgtatatCTATACATCTAGAATATTATACTTTATAAATATATCTCGTCACATCGAgtgttcataatattaatagacACCGAGATTGTTTAgaatcaaaaaagatacctattacacataatacctattacatttattttatacttttatatgCATTTCAAATAAACATACTTATTATTGTACTTTAAACAAATGAAAGTAGCAATAACGATTCCTAAGAGAATATTTATTAACTTCGCATTGGCATTCGCAATTACATTTTCGattaaatgaattttaaaattttgctaAGAACTAAATAGATAACCTAAGTAgctattatgataaaaatattctaaaaattCAGATCTTTAACATTATAAATTGTAGTAAGTAGTAGAATATCTAAAATAGGTACAATGCCACCGGGATATGTTAAAAGTATCCcagtttattttaatagacATAAATTGGTTTTTGAATACATTATAATTCATAAATTCAATAGGCGGAATAGACACAGTAACAACATTTAGATCTACGAAAATACACATCaaatctaatattatatttgtccttgataaattttatttgtaagtattttttaatatacttcCTGTTGAAACCATAAGGTTGTTCCTCAAACTTCCTGTTGAAAATCTAAGTATGTAAGCATATAGGTAAAACGTAGTAGGATGTCGTTGTAATGGAGTTGTTATAAATGCGTTTCGTATCAACAAGAGTAGCCCAGATACTACGCATAGCGTTGTATTTTAGGCTACTGCTGTGGAATCCCAGTCAAATCTCCGATTCTTAAAGCTAAAACCGTCAAGCAGCTCCATATCTTCTTCGGAGATCCTAAAATTTAGCTCCATATTATCCCTTAGGTGTTCAGGATTGTTAGATTTGGGTATAACCGCAACTCCTTTCTGCAAAGCCCACAAAAGCAACACTTGCGCAGCTCCAGCCCCGTATTGCCTAGCGATATCCCTCACTATCGGGTCTTGTATAAGGGTTGTATCTTTTTGGGACAGTCCGCCAAATGAACTTTGAGCTTGAAGACGTATATTACTATCGTTGCAATATAGCAACATCTCAAGATCGTAGTGGTACGGATGGAACTCGACCTGTTTGAGAaatgtaataattaaattagcTCAGAATTAATGGTTAAATCTACATTAAATTGCATAATTATTTGCATTCACCTGATTAACCATGGGCCCGACAAGCTGCAATTCAGATAATTGTATCAAATGCCTAATATGAAAATTAGACACTCCGATGGCTTTAATTTTTCTCTGCTCGTAGAGTCTGTTCATGGCGAGCCAGGTATTGGCGCGTATTTTTGCGTTCTGGGGACTTTTTGGATCGGTATGAGGCGTTGCAGCATTTTGCAGTAAGTACAAATCAATATACTCCATGTCTAGATTTTCGAGAGACCTCGCAAAAGCCTGGAGTATAGATTCAATATTACTGCTTCCTGGCGctgaaaaatattacaaaagttAGTTAAACAAATTAATTGGAAACAAAATTACTCGAGGCACAGTGCGAGAGAATCAAAACGATGCGATGCGATTTGAGGATATTGCAAAGTAAACTGAAAATCACCACTAAGTAGGTAAAGTAGATATTCGTAAGGACCGAATTCAACAAAACAGAAACATATGTGATACAAGGAACAGTTGTATGCAACTACCTCGTAAAAATAAAGTTCACTTTACTTTGTTCAATTAAAGAAAATATCAAAGCGGAGCGCGGCATCGTCGTTGTTTGAACTGTGCCTAATGTGCCTGGAGCCTAAGATTTTCTTTTGAACTCTATTTACCTATCTTCGTAGTAATAAACAAATTGTCGCGCACCAGGCCATGTTTTGGGAGTAGTTCATTAAATACCTTTTTCAACAGTTTTTCATTTCCATAAAATGACGACGTATCTGTAAAAAGCAATGCATTcatataataattactttacctaagtattctgctagcttttcacggcctaaacGTTCAATCTATTCCACCAAAATTTGGTAATACTAGTCCCGCGTAGTGGGTTCCAGACTTTATTGTTTTGACTTACCGAACAACCTGTACCCAGTTTCAAGTGCGTTATCCATTGTATCCAATAGACTGGCATAACTACGCATTCCCAGGGTACCcactaaaataataagtagttatTGTTATATGATATTTCTAATCGATCACATGTTAATAAATATAGTAgatggtataaaataaatatctacttacAGCCGACAGCCGGCATGTGTACTCCATTATTCAAAGCAAAATGCATTCTACCAAAGTTCCGTTCACCCGCCATTTTTCCCGATCAAGAgtaacttgaaaagttaaaacttaaaacacttataattttaattttattatttattattaacgtttaatTTTTCATTGCATTATTGATTGAAAAATACTGGAAATTGCGTTCAAAATAATGCACGTCTGGCTCATACGGCAGCCCCGGATACAGTAAATAGAGGATGCAGAATGCAACCGGGCTGGAATCTAGGGACACTAGCGAGGCTGTATCGATTATAACCCTTTCCATTCACTATCTAGATCTATTAATAAACTGGTCCAGAGATTTGGGATGTTATTGATTTTGCAGCCTCATACATATTGCTTATGCAATTCGACAGACAGTACATACCTAGATTTGTTATTTTAATAGAtacttttttaggattccatacctcaaaaggaaaaaacgaacccttgtaggatcgcTTCACCTATTAGACCTCCAATTCGCTATGGAGGTCGCCAGCTCGCATCGCTTACCACCCCTCTTCGCTCTACTCGACTTAGTAGGCTCGCTTCATTCAGGACATCCTTTACGAGCTTCTAGCTTCGCGCTTTACAAAACACTATAGAGATAGCACAGACAAGACTGCGTTGAGTCTGGACGCTCCAATTTCTTTCTCGGCCACACTGGATATTAATCTTATTAAG
This genomic interval carries:
- the LOC138404591 gene encoding uncharacterized oxidoreductase YtbE-like, which produces MAGERNFGRMHFALNNGVHMPAVGLGTLGMRSYASLLDTMDNALETGYRLFDTSSFYGNEKLLKKVFNELLPKHGLVRDNLFITTKIAPGSSNIESILQAFARSLENLDMEYIDLYLLQNAATPHTDPKSPQNAKIRANTWLAMNRLYEQRKIKAIGVSNFHIRHLIQLSELQLVGPMVNQVEFHPYHYDLEMLLYCNDSNIRLQAQSSFGGLSQKDTTLIQDPIVRDIARQYGAGAAQVLLLWALQKGVAVIPKSNNPEHLRDNMELNFRISEEDMELLDGFSFKNRRFDWDSTAVA